Sequence from the Tripterygium wilfordii isolate XIE 37 chromosome 10, ASM1340144v1, whole genome shotgun sequence genome:
ataaaaacatctTAGCAATTGTGTTCCAAGTTATCTCAATTGTTAAGTCGGATGCACAATCaacaattaaattaagataactAAGATATATCATTAATGTTGTCCTATTTGTTTACCGTTGATATATATGGGGATGGTTCTGTCATTTAACCTTTCTTGACTGGGCAATGAATGGTTGACGTGCTGACAGAGTCAAAGAGGATAGGAAGAGACCAACAATAAAATGTCAAAATTGATCAGACGAGTCACGGAGTCAGGCATAATGAGGTACTTGTGGCGTGTTAATTCAGAATCTTTGAAGCAAAGGAAACCTAATCCTCCTTCACGTGATATGTTGAATAGTCAAACCAATAAAGGTCTGTTCATGTTACGTGTCAACGGCTCTGATTAGTTTTCACTTCAATATTTAATCTTACGTGGCATGTGAAGGGTACGCCAAGAAGGCCCCAATGTTGCCACGTTTCAGGGATAAAAGAAGAGTAGTGCACCATGCAGAGGGAGCAAACCACCTGTCCAGCTGTCCTACAAACTTCCAACAAAAGTGGGTCCCGCCGCAACAAATCTCTTTACTAGTTGGGGCATTCCTATCTCAATGGTTTGATGTCATCCATTTCAAATCTTTACGTCGGCAATATATCTTGTTCTTCATCAATCATCTCCGTTaattttcttgattatttgtttCGTGATTTTGTGAATTAATTGTACGGTTAGGATTGCTAGatttgttttgtgattttgacACGCGATGTGGGATGTTCGTATCTATTGATAAATAAGACAAATGCATTATTTAATCACTCAACAAGTTTTCTATATGGTAATCAATGAAGCCTGTTGGTTACAACCAGTTCAATTGTGGATGGTGATTGAGCTTGCGTAGTTGATTAAGAATGACATGGACCTATTGGGTGTATGTATGAGCTCGCATTTGGCGTGGTTCTTAACAATGGTTAGGATCGCTAGATGTGTATAAATGAGAAAGTTTGGTGTGTGAGTTTGtggtttctctctttttctttggattTCTTAGTAACGATGTTTGGTATAGTTTATTTGTCTTCAAAATATGTTAGTTTATATGTCGTAAAAAATAAGATAGTTTATAAGTTATTAGGTATTTGgtgaaatttatattttatgttaaattataaattattactaatttaaatttcaaacttataacgtacaagatatttttttataaataaaattgaaattaattttgaagaaaattataataatatcttaataaaaaaatttaaaaaaaaaaagagagaaaaaaaacagagaagaaataaAAGTTCAGAAACAAGTCTCATCTTATAAGCTAGTATTTAGTGATGTTTAATATATCAATCTCTAATACAAATGATGTATAGTCTCAAGAAAATACATGTATTGACACCTTTGAAACGTTTTCGTCTTTGAACTCAATCATGCCTACTTAACACAGAGAAACAAGTTTGAACATTAATAAGCTAAACAGAATAATTGGGAGATCATTCAATATTTCCCCAAAACCATCCCATCCAAAGGAGACAAATATCTGGACCACGAAAGAGaaatatttgtttaaataaTGCTAAGAGTAATAAAATTGACAAAGAAAAGCAGGAAACTAGCTGCTCTACGTCATTGACGTTTTGTTTGAGAAATCACATTAGAGAGGAATTAACACTCTAACTTCCACCTTTTAAAGTAATTTTTTAAACAAGACCTATAGCATGAATATGGAATCAATCCCTAACTCAACTTGTTAGTAAAGAATTTATCATCTTTGAAGGTCGTGGGTCCGATTACCATCGAGAGTGTGTGTGAATTTTGTCATTAACTTGTTTAGCATGCGTGATTTGTAGGTTGTTACATGGGGCTCATAAATTTAACCAATGCACATTCGTAGCGTTGTTccaatttatatattaaaaaaaagaagactaaGTCATGCTTAATTATGTTATTAACTTAATTAATCAGTAAACCTAAGATAAGAAAATCTTATCACATTAATTTTTAAGAACATCTTCACCATAATTGTAGGGGCAAGTGGCAGCTCTATTTTGCAATCTTTTTGCAACCAGAACTATTATTACTTGGATATCATGTTAAAAGTCGGATTCAGTCTTAATTATGTTTATCCACTTGGAGAAAGAGTCCTCAAACTAAAGGTAGGGGTGACAAACTCTCTCTAGTTCGAATGATTAAATTTATTCGATccggattaaattaagtttggacataatttatatgtccgaaatatgGGTCCAAattaaacacaaaatttttgttagGTTTAAAATCGAGTTTGGGTCCTAACACATCAATTTTATCCGAACCCTAACCTATATTAagttattgttcgatttatttgtctggatttaaatcaatccaaaTTTGATCAACGTTAAAAATTCAATTCATGTTAGGATCTGAACATGTAAATTTTTCATAATAATGTGATGTTGTTGAATCCGAAATCAAATTTTTGCCACCGATGACGAAAAGCACTAGGTAGACAAGGTGGTGTCCTACATGGATTGACGTGAATGGTGGACATCGCTCCTCTATTGCCACGTCAGTCCCTAACGTAACTCATCCTCCATGGCTCCATCGCATCCACTTTTACTCGCACAATCCGGATTCCACTATTTCATTCACGTTCAGCTTTTCTATCAGTAGCCGGATGTGACGGTCACTGTATAAATTACGGCGACGTGACACCATCACACACGTTTTTACACCACCACAACCTCCGTTTTCTGTTCTATCGTCGGAATTTCAGTGTTTAAAACAGAAATACTGAAATTATTCTACTCCACTcccttttttccccttcaaaTTTGTAATTATTGAGTTCGTGTAAGAGAGAGTAAATCATGTGATCCATATAAAAAAGAGCCAGTAAATCATGATTTCGTCAAACAATGAAATCAGGCCCGAAAGCGAAATGAGCGAAAATTTTGACTCtctacaacaaaaagaaaagaaagaaaggtcgATTGTCTCGTGTTATCTGTTAAACCTTGATTCGTTGTATAAATTAACAATAAAAGTGTGAATTCATCTCGATATTGCTCGGTATTAGTCTGGCATTTGTTCTTCGGCATTGTAATTTATCTTCTAGGGTTTGTAAATTCCTAAGTTGTTAATGTGACGTTATTATGAAATGAAGTGTTGGGTATAAAACACAAATTTGGTGTGAAATTGGCGTATAACGAAATGATTGATCTTGTTGTAGCAAGTATAATAGCAAGAATTCCAAATATGCGAAGCTTTTATTGCATCTCGTCGATCAGATTTTGAAGAGAAAACATAAACGTTTATTTTTGAATGTATAAATATATGGAAAAACTTCTATAGTTTCTACAGATGAGAAAGACGTAAAAATTATACTGCAGTTCTTTTAGTGATATTATGGGGAGAGGATACTAATATAAAGAGATCGATCACTAGTATTCAGAGAGATCACTGAGTTATTTTATCTTGGGGCGACATTGCTACATACAGTTTGAAGTCTTAAAGAGAGTGATTTAGTTCTTGACTCATCCCAATCAATCTCAATTTGTTTTTCAATCTACATGGTTGAGTTATAGGTGATAATACTAAAATACCCTTCACTCAATAGTGAACACGTGATAGTTATGTTACAGTTCTGAAAACGTATCTCTGTACATTCCCTATGAAGGCTACCTCGGTTAGACCCAAAATAAAGAATACTTCACTGTCCATACCTACATAACGTCCAGATAACTTGATTACGTACCTCAGGACATCTGATAGGGTTATCTTGGATAAAATCGGGAGGATCACACATAGTCCAAAAAGGAATTAATGGAACTCCCAAGGAGGAATCCTTCTCCAATTCGAACGCCAAAAAAGCTTGTTACCTAGCAAAGTTAGAACTTCCTTAAAACAAAAACCATACTCGAAAACCGAGTAGGATTTATTCTACCACTATAAAGTAAATTAAAAGACACCTCCAAACAGGTATAATCTACACACAATTTACTTCTTTTACTTACATATTTGAGAGCTCCGACCTACAAATTCTCAATATCCAACCTACAAGTTCTCAATATCCTACTTCCTCACGTTGCGTTCTGACCTAAACATCAAAGCGTCTTTGCCTAAGAGCACGTTTCGGGAGACCTCTTAGCTTATATTGTTCATCTCACAAGGAGGCAACATCATCAACATCCGAAGAAGGTAGTTTGATCCTCATATTATACGTTAGGAAACAGAACAAGATTTCCACGTATCACCAAGTAAATATACTAAATGATCTGTCGTCGCTGCTTCAACATAAACATTTGTCCAGGACattgaaattttcttttttatctgaTTAGTACATTCGAATATAACATTCCTTATAAGTTAAAACAGCACTTATTCCATGTTAATATTGGTGTCCAAGATGACTTCAATTGGAATAAAACAGGGCAAGAGACATGTGATCAGTGATTTGTTAACAAATGGCCAACAAACTGTAACCAAAAAAGGAAGGGCATAATAGGAAAAACAATTGAAAGTGTAACTGAACCATCTTTCTCTTCTGTTACACTGCTCATTCTTACTTTTGACCTCTCTTTAAATGGTTTGGTCGTCGACGAAGAGCCCAGAATTCGCTGCCTGAGTTTGTTAACGTCGAACGAATAGATCTGGTCAACGTCGTTTGACCGTATATAGGACAAGTAGAGGGTCAATACTGTAATTTGCATGGATTCGGCTCTgtctttgttgttgttttggtCTCTTTGGTTCCCTCTTTTATATAGAGGTCTCCCTTTGCTTTTTCTCTCTTCACTTTATCAGAGATAGAGATGAGAACAAGGAGAAGCGTTTGTTATCCGAGACCGGATGTGGGTGTTGATTACAACGCGAGAATAGTGAAGAAGAGAGATGTCGCCGATGATTCCATGGTTTGTAGGAGAAAGAGGCAGAGGCTCTCGCCGGAGGTTGCCGGAAAGATTGATCTTTTCGATTCTCTTCCGGACGATCTTGTTTTTTCTATTCTCTGCAAGCTTAGTACTACCGCCGGTTGCCCCTCCGATTTCATCAATGTTTTGTCTACGTACGTTTATGATTCTattctattgatgatttttttgtttttcattttggaTTCTCTGAAACAACTAACGCGATTGTTTTCGGGAAACAGATGCAAGAGGATTAAAAGTTTAGCCCTTAATTCTCTAGTATTATCCAGAGCTTCACAGAGAGTGTTTACTGTTAAGGCGGAGAAGTGGTCGGAGTCTGCTCACCGGTTCTTGAAACTCTGTGCTGACGCCGGAAATGTTGAGGCTTCTTACACTCTTGGCATGGTAAAGACTCGACACTTGAACAATCGGAAGAGATGATAATTTTGTTGATAAGATTCTGTTTTTTTGAGTTATAATGAACATTTCTATGAATTCCGCAGATTCGATTCTACTGTTTGCAAAATCGCGGAAGTGGAGCTTCGTTAATGGCGAAAGCGGCGATTAGTTCTCACGCGCCGGCTCTGTACTCTCTCGCTGTTATACAATTCAACGGCAGCGGTGGCTCAAAGAATGATAAGGACCTAAGGGCCGGTGTTGCTCTATGCGCTCGAGCCGCTTTCCTCGGCCATATCGACGCGCTACGGGAGCTTGGGCACTGCCTTCAAGATGGCTACGGCGTGCGTCAGAATATAGCTGAGGGACGCAGATTTCTTGTTCAAGCCAATGGTCGTGAGTTAGCCGCCGTGATTTCTTCGTCTGCGGTGGCTCCTGCCATCCCCCCGCGCCCATGGGTCACTTGGAACCACCATCCACACCCGAATCCGAGTCTTAGCGTCAGCCCCAATAATGCCGAATTGAACGGAGTGGGTTGTCCGTTGTTAAGTGATTTTGGATATGATGTCCCGGCTCCGGAGGCACATCCATCGAGCCGATTCTTAACCGAATGGTTTGCAACTCGGGGCGGATCACCGGGTCCGGGTCTTAGACTATGCTCGCACGCTGGTTGCGGGAGACCCGAGACAAGAAAGCACGAGTTTCGGAGATGTTCGGTTTGTGGGGCCGTGAACTACTGCTCACGCGCTTGTCAGGCGCTTGACTGGAAGTTGAGGCACAAGGCGGACTGCACGCCCGTTGAACGGTGGCTTGACAACGATGGCGATGGCAACGAGGGCGGGGTTGAGGGTAACGGCGAAGATGAATTTATGGGTGAGAGTTAACGGTTAAAGGCGTAAGGCATACGTCGGAGTCGTAACGGCTCAGGTAGAGGACAAGGAAATCTTGAGAGATAATGAGGTGGCCAATCTTTCATTGTGGCCGTTGAAGGCGGCAAATAGAGATTTTGCTCCCCGTTGATTGTATAGGGAAAAGGGTAAATCCGTAAAATCAAGGggattgtttttggttttttctttttgagtaattaggttttttattttctttgtattgtttttcagttttttatttttgtagcaGAAGAGTAGTAATTGTTAGCTTCAATCGCggtaaattattaaattacaaCTCAATTTCCGGacctttgcctttttttttttcaaaaatatgattgagaaatatgttttttattagaatcgaacattggaTACGTATATAtgtaattccattgattatcaATCGAATCATCTTTCATTGATtgtcatttatatttttatattgagATAATTAGGTTTTGTGAATATTCATgaaatgataaataaaattttgtcaCTTAGAGGACATGAAAATTGGCTTAGCTTTGTGGCAAAGGCAAGGGAAATCCAATAGCCCTCTTTTTTTGGTAGAGAAAATTCAGATTCAGATAAAATGTGAATGGTTGGCGTCAGTGACAGAGCGAGCAGCTAGGGATAGGCCCCAACAGGGAGTATTTCCCCATAAATTTTCCTCCTTTCCTCGGCTTTCAATCCATTTTTTGGGAGGGATTAAGAGTCACATTTTCATTTACATGAGTTTCTGTCCAGTCTTATTTTCAATGTGGTACGAGCTATTCTGATAGTATGAAGTTTATGTCCACTTAGCTGTtcgaaaaataagaaaaagactAGGAATATACAATATAAAAAGTAATCTCGAATAATTAGTCGAAAAGGCTAGAACATATCAAGATATATAACTGGAAAATAGGGatgggaggggctccaattATTGCTTCAATTCTCTATCAAAacttatgttaaatcatgattttttttgttgaaaatgatatattagagTTTAAGAGTTAAGAATTAGTGTTTAAGGTTTAAATTTTAGGATTTAGAGTTTATGACTTCACttttagtttttagggtttatgatttagaatttattatgtagaaaaaaattcaaaatctattatattctaatattatGAACACTCAAATAGTCCAATACactttttaattcatgatttaacgtAAGTTTTGGCAGAGAATTGGAGCAAGAATTGAAGCTCCTCTATCCCagggaaaaatagaaaataagttataaaaggaaaataaagtgtAATGAAATGGGAGACAGAAAGAGAGAGGCGTATTACAACTTGCTACTAGATTTATGTAATGAAAAAGAGCTGGAAAGTGATGAAGCATCCAATGGTGGAGAGTGCACTTAAATATTTCTTTTTATGGACATTTATTATCAGTGTTTGTTATTGGGTGCTGTGTGAAATTGGGGACTAATTGGTTGGTTGGGTGGTCCAGGCCCAGCCCCAGCCCAGTTAATgctatcaagtatcaaccaCTAGAATTCAGGTTGTGGTTGGGTCAATAATAgaataaatatacatgtaaGTACTTGGGATTTCTTATTTATGTTTAAAGGAGTTTACTTTGATTCTGATTCTGATTCCATGGTTGTACCATCGAGTGTACTACACAATCAATATGCTTAAATTTACCGAAAATCATAAACATCTCAACAAATGATATCCTAATTATCTCAGTTGTTGAGTTTAACGCAAAGACTTAAAGTTAATTTATGGTAACACGGCcgattatttttgattttttgacgAAAATTTAACCAATCAGACAATCTGTTAATGGCAGTTATTTCGGTCTGGTAACCGGACGGTTCGATTTTGTTGATAAATTTTTACAACCCTAATTTATGGGTTACActacatgatgcacataaaatcatATGTTTATAATTTAACAGTTGTAATCCCTATCTGCACTGTAAATTTATTTCTTGATAATTTATACCATACTatggttttgttttaaataataaaaaatttgtcaCAACTACATACATTGTTTTCCACTAGCTATTCGTAGATCATACTatttacagagaatataaaaagaaatatcTTACAATTTATAGACAAAATTAAAGAGAGCAATAAAAATATGTCACTGGGGTTGGACCTTCAATATAATTGAACCGGTGGTATAGTCAGTGAATCGTCTATCAGACT
This genomic interval carries:
- the LOC120006967 gene encoding F-box protein At1g67340-like yields the protein MRTRRSVCYPRPDVGVDYNARIVKKRDVADDSMVCRRKRQRLSPEVAGKIDLFDSLPDDLVFSILCKLSTTAGCPSDFINVLSTCKRIKSLALNSLVLSRASQRVFTVKAEKWSESAHRFLKLCADAGNVEASYTLGMIRFYCLQNRGSGASLMAKAAISSHAPALYSLAVIQFNGSGGSKNDKDLRAGVALCARAAFLGHIDALRELGHCLQDGYGVRQNIAEGRRFLVQANGRELAAVISSSAVAPAIPPRPWVTWNHHPHPNPSLSVSPNNAELNGVGCPLLSDFGYDVPAPEAHPSSRFLTEWFATRGGSPGPGLRLCSHAGCGRPETRKHEFRRCSVCGAVNYCSRACQALDWKLRHKADCTPVERWLDNDGDGNEGGVEGNGEDEFMGES